A region of Flavobacterium album DNA encodes the following proteins:
- a CDS encoding dipeptidase, which produces MDNIKNYVQQHKQRFIDELIELLKIPSVSADSAYSQDVINTADAVKASLEKAGCDKVELCETPGYPIVYGEKIIDPNLPTVLVYGHYDVQPPDPVDLWTSPPFEPVIRKTELHPEGAIFARGACDDKGQMYMHVKALEYMVQNNALPCNVKFMIEGEEEVGSPSLAWFVERNQEKLANDVILISDTGMISNQQPSITTGLRGLSYVEVEVTGPNRDLHSGLYGGAVANPINILAKMIAQLHDENNHITIPGFYDKVEELTREERDEMAKAPFSLDAYKKALDIEDVYGETDYTTNERNSIRPTLDVNGIWGGYTGEGAKTVIASKAFAKISMRLVPDQDWNEITELFTKHFTSIAPKGVTVKVKPHHGGQAYVTPIDSIGYRAAAAAYEESFGIKPIPVRSGGSIPIVALFEKELKSKTIMMGFGLDSDAIHSPNEHYGIFNYMKGIETIPLFYKHFTEMSK; this is translated from the coding sequence ATGGATAACATAAAAAATTATGTGCAGCAGCACAAGCAAAGATTTATAGACGAACTTATAGAATTACTGAAAATACCGTCTGTGAGTGCCGACAGCGCCTACTCACAGGATGTGATCAATACGGCCGATGCGGTTAAGGCCAGCCTCGAAAAAGCGGGCTGCGATAAAGTAGAGCTTTGCGAGACACCGGGCTACCCTATTGTATATGGCGAAAAGATAATCGACCCCAACCTTCCTACTGTTCTTGTTTACGGCCATTATGACGTTCAGCCGCCGGACCCGGTAGACCTCTGGACATCGCCGCCGTTTGAGCCTGTCATAAGAAAAACCGAGCTGCACCCGGAAGGCGCAATATTTGCCCGCGGTGCCTGCGACGACAAAGGCCAGATGTATATGCACGTAAAAGCGCTGGAGTATATGGTGCAGAACAACGCGTTGCCATGCAACGTGAAATTCATGATCGAGGGCGAGGAAGAAGTAGGTTCGCCAAGCCTTGCCTGGTTTGTAGAGCGCAACCAGGAGAAGCTGGCCAATGATGTGATCCTTATCTCAGACACGGGGATGATCTCCAACCAGCAGCCATCTATCACCACCGGATTGAGGGGACTGAGCTATGTTGAGGTGGAAGTTACCGGCCCGAACCGCGACCTGCATTCAGGACTATACGGCGGCGCTGTAGCCAACCCGATAAACATCCTTGCCAAGATGATCGCGCAGCTGCATGACGAGAACAACCATATTACCATTCCCGGATTTTATGATAAGGTAGAAGAACTTACCCGCGAAGAGCGTGACGAGATGGCCAAAGCGCCTTTCTCGCTAGATGCCTATAAGAAAGCGCTGGACATTGAAGATGTATATGGCGAAACCGACTATACTACCAACGAGCGCAACTCCATACGTCCTACGCTTGACGTGAACGGCATTTGGGGCGGCTATACCGGCGAAGGCGCCAAAACGGTTATTGCCAGCAAGGCTTTTGCCAAAATCTCGATGCGATTGGTGCCTGACCAGGACTGGAACGAGATCACGGAATTGTTCACCAAGCATTTTACAAGCATTGCACCGAAAGGCGTTACCGTAAAAGTGAAGCCTCATCATGGCGGCCAGGCGTATGTAACACCGATAGACAGCATCGGTTACCGTGCCGCTGCCGCTGCCTATGAGGAAAGCTTTGGCATCAAGCCGATACCGGTGCGTTCCGGCGGCAGTATCCCTATCGTGGCGCTGTTCGAAAAAGAGCTGAAAAGCAAAACTATTATGATGGGCTTTGGGCTGGACAGCGATGCCATCCACTCCCCTAACGAGCACTACGGCATATTTAATTATATGAAAGGCATAGAGACGATTCCGTTGTTTTATAAGCATTTTACGGAAATGAGTAAATAG
- a CDS encoding ferritin-like domain-containing protein encodes MNIIKFIESFTNEGMIKSLSEKGSRRDSFTQFQNIGKTAAFAAVPFGLSALLAPTKARAASAAFFTEAAATPTDALKLALTLEYLEDEFYQMALDTNGLIPAADQAIIAQISQHESAHVEFLKQALGNDAPEKPTFDFTVGGAFPTFTDYNTFLALSQAFEDTGVRAYKGQAANLMSNGDLLQAALQIHSVEARHASQIRRLRGQKGWIVGNDRGGLPSQAQAVYDGEQETMQAGFNTAVVSNAGNPVIPAAAGPESFDEPLTGDQATSIASLFIVP; translated from the coding sequence ATGAATATCATAAAATTTATAGAGTCGTTCACTAACGAAGGCATGATAAAAAGCCTTAGTGAAAAAGGCTCCCGCAGGGATAGTTTTACACAGTTCCAAAACATAGGAAAAACGGCAGCATTTGCAGCAGTACCTTTCGGACTTTCAGCGCTATTGGCCCCAACAAAAGCAAGGGCGGCATCGGCAGCATTTTTTACCGAGGCAGCAGCAACACCTACCGATGCATTAAAACTTGCATTGACACTGGAATACCTTGAAGACGAATTTTACCAAATGGCGCTTGATACCAATGGCCTTATCCCGGCTGCCGACCAGGCGATCATAGCACAGATAAGCCAGCACGAATCGGCGCACGTTGAATTTTTAAAGCAGGCATTAGGTAATGATGCCCCTGAAAAACCAACTTTCGACTTTACCGTTGGCGGCGCGTTTCCAACATTTACAGACTACAATACATTCCTTGCGCTTTCGCAGGCTTTTGAAGATACCGGCGTAAGGGCTTATAAAGGACAGGCAGCCAACCTGATGTCTAACGGCGACTTGCTGCAGGCTGCACTACAGATACACTCTGTTGAAGCGAGGCACGCCTCGCAGATAAGGAGGCTGAGGGGCCAAAAAGGATGGATTGTAGGCAATGACCGTGGAGGGCTGCCATCTCAGGCACAGGCTGTTTACGATGGCGAGCAGGAAACAATGCAGGCAGGCTTTAACACTGCTGTTGTGAGCAATGCCGGCAACCCTGTAATTCCTGCAGCCGCAGGGCCGGAATCTTTTGATGAGCCACTTACAGGCGACCAGGCAACAAGCATTGCCAGCCTGTTCATAGTGCCATAA
- a CDS encoding ferritin-like domain-containing protein: protein MKKVEVKEVGTSRRSFLKISGITLAGAGLLLAGCSSDDDSSNNDNQLPGVRGDKFDLGGGDLGILTYAYALEQLEADFYTKVVNGSMFGTIFNAEEQAVLADLYAHEVVHREFFKAALTGALEDDSRLLPNLEFNYASVNFNNRASVLGTAKALEDTGVSAYNGAGRYIQNSDYLLIAGKIVSVEARHASAIRSLLNPGTDSFAGDDVVTASNGLDKAERPSVIIPQVASLNFIQTPFTANFLP, encoded by the coding sequence ATGAAAAAAGTAGAAGTAAAGGAAGTCGGCACAAGCAGGAGAAGCTTCCTTAAGATCAGCGGGATCACCCTTGCAGGTGCAGGGCTCCTCCTGGCCGGTTGCAGCAGCGACGACGACAGTTCGAACAACGACAACCAGCTTCCGGGCGTAAGGGGCGATAAATTTGACCTTGGCGGGGGCGACTTAGGTATACTTACCTACGCGTACGCACTTGAACAGCTTGAAGCCGATTTTTACACAAAGGTGGTTAACGGCAGCATGTTCGGTACAATCTTTAATGCTGAAGAACAGGCAGTATTGGCCGATTTGTATGCCCATGAGGTTGTACACAGGGAATTCTTTAAGGCAGCCCTTACAGGAGCGCTCGAAGACGACAGCCGTTTGCTGCCAAACCTGGAATTTAATTATGCTTCTGTAAATTTCAACAACAGGGCAAGCGTTCTCGGCACTGCCAAAGCGCTTGAAGACACCGGCGTTTCTGCTTATAATGGCGCGGGAAGGTATATCCAGAACTCAGACTATTTATTGATTGCAGGCAAGATTGTTTCGGTAGAAGCAAGGCACGCTTCGGCCATCAGGAGCCTGCTCAACCCGGGAACCGACTCTTTTGCAGGTGACGATGTGGTAACTGCATCTAACGGATTGGACAAAGCAGAAAGGCCATCGGTAATCATACCGCAGGTTGCATCGCTAAACTTTATCCAGACACCTTTTACAGCCAACTTCTTACCATAA
- a CDS encoding WG repeat-containing protein — MKAILTSTLFIFTLSASAQNLVLSQKEPSPESSWVKVYNEGLMGYLDETGQEIIPPVYEETGRFGEYCINMAVVRKDELYGLIDTDGNVVAEAQYDMIGREGEYKPGWILVQREGLYGFIDRSGEEIVTPAYTEIGVKSDTLKIN; from the coding sequence ATGAAAGCGATACTAACAAGCACTTTATTTATATTTACATTAAGCGCCTCTGCGCAAAATCTTGTGTTATCCCAGAAAGAACCATCACCTGAAAGCAGTTGGGTAAAAGTATACAACGAGGGGCTTATGGGGTATCTGGATGAGACAGGGCAGGAAATAATCCCTCCTGTGTATGAGGAGACAGGCCGTTTTGGGGAATATTGCATAAATATGGCAGTGGTGAGAAAAGACGAGCTTTATGGCCTTATAGATACCGATGGCAATGTGGTTGCCGAAGCACAGTATGACATGATAGGCCGCGAGGGTGAATACAAGCCTGGCTGGATATTGGTACAAAGAGAAGGCCTTTACGGGTTTATTGACCGTAGCGGTGAAGAGATCGTAACGCCTGCTTACACCGAAATAGGAGTGAAAAGCGATACATTAAAAATTAATTGA